The DNA sequence TGCAATGCAATATAATACTTCTTTTCAAGAAAAAATTTATTCTTATGTTAACAACATTAATACTTATGAAGGAGGAACTCATCTTTCTGGTTTTAGAAGAGCATTAACAAGAACATTTAAAAAATATGTAGAAGGAATTTTATCTCATAAAATAGAATTCACTGGAGATGATTTTAGAGAAGGAATTACAGCTATTCTCTCTGTAAGAGTAATGTCTCCTCAATTTGAAGGACAAACTAAAACAAAATTAAGTAATCATGAAGTAGGAGGCGTTGTGGATAAAATTGTAGGAGATGCCTTGTATAGTTATCTAGAAGAACATCCTAGTGATAGGAAGAAAATTTTTGATAAAATTATATTATCAGCTAAAGCACGTCAAGCAGCTAAAAAAGCTCGTGAATTAATACAGAAAAAGAGTCCTATAAATAGTAGTATTTTACCTGGAAAACTATCAGATTGCTCTTTTAATAATCCAGAAAATTGTGAAATTTATTTAGTAGAAGGAGATTCTGCTGGAGGAACCGCTAAACAAGGAAGAGATAGAAATTTTCAAGCTATTTTACCTTTAAGAGGAAAAATATTAAATGTGGAAAAAGCTATACAATATAAAATATTTGAAAATGAGGAAATAAAAAATATATTTACTTCTTTAGGAGTTTCTATTGGAACAGAAGAAGATCAAAAAATGTTAAATATCAAAAAACTTAGATATAATAAAATTATTATTATGACAGATGCAGATATAGATGGAAGCCATATTTCAACTTTGATTTTAACATTATTCTTTCGTTATATGAAACCTTTAATAGAAAAAGGACATATTTATATTGCTACACCTCCACTTTATTTTATTCGAAAAGGAAATCATTCTCAATATGCTTGGAATGATCAAGAAAGAGAAGTTATTGTTAATCAATTAGGAGGAAGAAAATCTATAAATATACAACGATATAAAGGGTTAGGAGAAATGAACGCAGAACAACTTTGGGAAACAACGATGAATCCAAAAAAAAGAACTTTACGTCAAGTGAATATAGATGATGATTCGGAAGCAGATAAAATATTCTCCATTCTTATGGGAGACGAGGTCCCTCCCCGAAGAAATTTTATAGAAAAAAATGCGATACATGCAAAAATTGATGTTTAGTTAATTTGAATTAAGTAAGTAAAATAGATCATATTGTTATGAATTATATTCAATCAATCCTATTAGGGATCATTGAAGGAATTACAGAATTTTTTCCTATTTCTTCTACGGGACACATGATTCTTGCCGCTTCTGTAATGGGGATCCTAGAAAATAAAATAACGAATTTATTTCTTATTTCTGTTCAATTTGGAGCTGTTTTATCTGTAATCTTTTTATATAGAAACAAGTTTTTTTTTCAAAATTTGGATTTTTATCTCAAAATTGTTTTAGCTAGTTTTCCTGTAGGTTTATTTGGTTTTTTTTTAAACAAAATCATCAATTTTTTTTTAAATCAACCACTTATAGTTTCTTTATCTCTTTTGATAGGAGGATTAGTAATTGTGAAAGTCGAAATGCTTTATGAAAACAATTTTTATAATAGAAAAAATAATAATAGTATTACTTACTCAAAAGCTTTTGTTATTGGATTATTTCAATGTATATCTTTAATACCAGGAGTATCTAGAAGTGCAACTATCATTGTTGCTTGTATGATACAAAATGTGAATAA is a window from the Blattabacterium cuenoti STAT genome containing:
- the gyrB gene encoding DNA topoisomerase (ATP-hydrolyzing) subunit B, producing the protein MNKKHNTIKDYTADSIQSLEGIEHIRLRPSMYIGDVGIRGLHHLVYEVIDNSVDEALAGFCNKIWVTIHKNGFITVLDNGRGIPIDLHKKEGISALEVVMTKIGAGGKFDKNSYKVSGGLHGVGISCVNALSEKLIVTIYRNGKIYQQEYFKGKSLYPVKCLGKTNMRGTKIYYLADHSIFNSIIYHYEILANRLKELSFLNKGLSLFLKDERENVKEEYFFSKNGLKEYLSILDKNHESLTKNVLVIEGEKDNTIVEIAMQYNTSFQEKIYSYVNNINTYEGGTHLSGFRRALTRTFKKYVEGILSHKIEFTGDDFREGITAILSVRVMSPQFEGQTKTKLSNHEVGGVVDKIVGDALYSYLEEHPSDRKKIFDKIILSAKARQAAKKARELIQKKSPINSSILPGKLSDCSFNNPENCEIYLVEGDSAGGTAKQGRDRNFQAILPLRGKILNVEKAIQYKIFENEEIKNIFTSLGVSIGTEEDQKMLNIKKLRYNKIIIMTDADIDGSHISTLILTLFFRYMKPLIEKGHIYIATPPLYFIRKGNHSQYAWNDQEREVIVNQLGGRKSINIQRYKGLGEMNAEQLWETTMNPKKRTLRQVNIDDDSEADKIFSILMGDEVPPRRNFIEKNAIHAKIDV
- a CDS encoding undecaprenyl-diphosphate phosphatase translates to MNYIQSILLGIIEGITEFFPISSTGHMILAASVMGILENKITNLFLISVQFGAVLSVIFLYRNKFFFQNLDFYLKIVLASFPVGLFGFFLNKIINFFLNQPLIVSLSLLIGGLVIVKVEMLYENNFYNRKNNNSITYSKAFVIGLFQCISLIPGVSRSATIIVACMIQNVNKIKAIEFSFFLSIPVIGIATCKKLFDYYFQLNFFTLKDLELLLLGNIVSFVTGIIAIKCFIKYLKNFKLFGYYRIVLGVFFIIYCTFFKNGKLLLV